From the genome of Geobacter sp. SVR, one region includes:
- a CDS encoding conjugal transfer protein TraG N-terminal domain-containing protein, which produces MSIRTVSRLILTALLVLIPTMALALDMEFYVWGGHDAVVNAFGKLALIFGDNAYKSLYFVVITAGLFFGGVTVFAKSLGTANGSVMTWIVPTLIGVMVYLALVVPKGTIHVYDPVFNKNQAVGGIPDGVVAVAGILNKIERGLVDIVTTAGDPLNYQTQAGGKGFLGLAQLTSIPLSAVDSNLDASMRRYVKDCVSYALMNPNANLTVDELRKTTTNFVGSLDKAVNPAIWTVYFNAANPQGQALTCTDSWTNIKAALTPANLGKNIESVCANLGYDVTDAAALTQCKTVLNNVNAGTGLGAASIDDFLKQAYVSQRLEEIFRSGNAAGATNYQFLLSASGAMKSANEWLPIMKAALTAIAVGLLPFLALFIPTPLIGKAVGIIAGFFIWLTAWGVTDAIVHQFAVDYANQAYEMVRQNKLGMDALYFFPDQTVKILGMFGTLRMSGMMLATVITGMLIRFGGHAMAMMAGGMVNQVQSAGSRAAHEVEDPAGRASAMQRNVTAMPTQAWSNEHSFQARQAQSLVGMSAKTTASSDMIRDFGMEFSSRISADSEIGRSIGFGGSGRAMREGGLSSAYELKSFDGRLGLDKSAATRDVVSGSYGGDTLAFAKMGVANDRALANVFGSGENYSDFLTANMDKSVGQLQGEMGAYAAARSLGFSGNWRDFHAMRSEVSALGDFANADAVNRIADNYGISSGQLMQMNAQFQQSKHASEVTGLSNQLGGPIAAGTEAGHVVATETGGKIQGIYAGGGYDNYQQLTSNDVSGRIARNQLVHAAADQMVGRIAPQLKNNSEMYQNGHLTERGFAEMQKAMEGQNINFTTSDGKSAVNVGMDGGIVNSSDSGTVAKGDRNQALELQKQLRASGFQSAAVHVAKLSGQAFDYKADYDRNGNLASFAIDQGGRVQKFDLGQSKTGTDIERLDRNVSTTDKGLRKTVGDFIKTGYENQSLNVSRKSGSYMIQAGGKQMMVNGDWYYAKNEKTGNMEVVGGSFSNGLDGNVLMYAKDKDGNLHYSQVQGKMDKSGNLIAGQRSEITEDQFVQSSQQGAAVVSTRSGGGITGSVRADGGVKADYSSSQVVGTRVESKQNLAGSAASQEFRDGRSIDAGTAATTIAVGQGALHETAGLVGDVAKTVGPYKAAVTKREEAANAAARTAEREIIHTAEQQARNVQQQVQRTSKILQHQSKTSSLPRGGGPQPRGTRR; this is translated from the coding sequence ATGTCGATACGGACAGTATCTAGGCTCATTCTTACGGCACTCTTGGTGCTCATCCCAACCATGGCTTTGGCTCTGGACATGGAGTTCTATGTCTGGGGTGGCCATGACGCCGTGGTGAATGCCTTCGGCAAGCTGGCGCTGATCTTCGGCGACAATGCTTACAAATCGCTCTATTTCGTGGTCATCACCGCCGGGCTCTTCTTTGGCGGGGTGACGGTCTTTGCCAAGTCGCTTGGAACTGCCAACGGCTCAGTCATGACCTGGATCGTGCCGACCCTGATCGGCGTCATGGTCTATCTTGCTCTGGTCGTCCCCAAGGGGACAATTCACGTGTACGATCCGGTCTTCAACAAGAACCAAGCGGTGGGCGGGATACCGGACGGTGTTGTGGCAGTGGCCGGTATCCTGAACAAGATCGAGCGGGGACTGGTGGATATCGTCACTACTGCCGGAGATCCCCTGAATTACCAGACGCAGGCCGGTGGAAAAGGATTCCTGGGTCTTGCCCAACTCACCAGCATTCCCCTGTCAGCAGTGGACAGCAATCTGGACGCTTCTATGCGGAGATACGTCAAGGATTGCGTTTCCTACGCACTGATGAATCCCAATGCCAACCTTACGGTGGATGAACTGAGGAAGACCACCACCAACTTTGTTGGCTCCCTGGATAAGGCGGTCAACCCGGCCATCTGGACGGTCTACTTCAATGCTGCCAACCCGCAGGGCCAAGCGCTTACCTGTACTGATTCCTGGACCAACATAAAGGCTGCTCTCACCCCGGCCAACCTGGGGAAGAATATCGAATCGGTTTGCGCCAATCTTGGTTACGACGTTACTGATGCCGCCGCTTTGACCCAGTGCAAGACGGTTTTGAATAACGTCAATGCTGGAACCGGCCTCGGAGCTGCGAGCATAGATGACTTTCTGAAGCAGGCCTACGTCTCCCAGCGGCTGGAGGAGATTTTCCGCAGCGGCAATGCTGCCGGTGCCACCAATTACCAATTCCTGCTTAGCGCTTCCGGTGCCATGAAGTCAGCCAACGAGTGGTTGCCGATTATGAAGGCGGCGCTTACAGCCATTGCAGTTGGTCTGCTGCCGTTCCTGGCGCTCTTCATACCCACGCCGCTGATCGGCAAGGCTGTGGGAATCATTGCCGGCTTTTTCATCTGGCTCACTGCCTGGGGTGTCACCGATGCTATCGTGCATCAGTTTGCCGTCGACTACGCCAATCAGGCATACGAGATGGTACGGCAGAACAAGCTCGGTATGGATGCGCTCTACTTCTTCCCCGATCAGACCGTAAAGATCCTCGGGATGTTCGGCACACTCCGGATGAGCGGGATGATGCTGGCTACAGTTATTACCGGGATGTTGATCCGGTTCGGCGGGCACGCCATGGCGATGATGGCCGGGGGAATGGTCAACCAGGTGCAATCGGCTGGCAGCCGGGCGGCACATGAGGTGGAAGATCCAGCCGGCAGGGCTTCAGCCATGCAACGCAATGTCACCGCTATGCCAACTCAAGCATGGAGCAACGAGCACAGCTTCCAGGCCAGACAGGCGCAATCGCTGGTCGGGATGTCGGCCAAGACCACGGCGTCGAGCGATATGATCCGGGACTTTGGGATGGAGTTTTCGAGCAGGATCTCTGCCGACAGCGAGATTGGCAGATCAATCGGTTTCGGTGGTAGCGGCAGGGCCATGCGTGAGGGGGGTCTGTCATCAGCCTACGAGTTGAAATCATTCGATGGCCGGCTGGGACTCGACAAGTCTGCTGCAACCAGGGATGTTGTTTCAGGCAGCTACGGAGGCGACACTCTGGCATTTGCCAAGATGGGAGTTGCCAATGACCGGGCCTTGGCAAATGTCTTTGGCTCCGGTGAAAACTACTCTGACTTCCTGACTGCCAACATGGACAAGAGTGTCGGGCAACTGCAGGGGGAGATGGGTGCTTATGCCGCAGCCAGGTCATTGGGTTTCTCCGGGAATTGGCGAGATTTCCATGCCATGCGTTCTGAGGTTTCGGCCCTTGGGGATTTTGCCAATGCCGATGCGGTGAACAGGATTGCCGATAACTACGGGATCTCTTCCGGGCAGCTCATGCAGATGAATGCACAGTTCCAGCAGAGCAAGCATGCTTCAGAGGTAACCGGGCTCTCGAATCAGCTTGGCGGCCCAATTGCAGCCGGTACGGAAGCTGGTCATGTCGTGGCAACGGAAACTGGTGGCAAGATCCAGGGAATTTATGCAGGTGGAGGTTACGATAATTACCAGCAGCTCACCAGCAATGATGTTTCAGGGAGGATTGCTCGCAACCAGCTTGTTCATGCTGCAGCAGACCAGATGGTTGGCCGGATTGCTCCTCAACTCAAGAACAATTCGGAGATGTACCAGAACGGTCACCTGACCGAACGGGGCTTTGCCGAGATGCAGAAGGCAATGGAGGGGCAGAACATCAACTTCACGACATCTGACGGCAAGAGCGCTGTCAATGTCGGCATGGATGGCGGGATTGTCAACTCGTCTGATTCCGGCACCGTTGCCAAAGGGGACAGGAATCAGGCGCTCGAACTGCAGAAGCAACTTCGTGCTTCAGGCTTCCAGAGTGCTGCCGTCCATGTCGCCAAGTTGTCTGGCCAGGCCTTCGACTACAAGGCAGATTACGACCGGAACGGCAATCTTGCGTCGTTTGCTATTGATCAGGGTGGCCGGGTACAGAAGTTCGATCTCGGTCAGAGCAAGACCGGAACTGATATCGAACGTCTGGACCGGAACGTGTCGACCACAGACAAGGGACTTCGTAAGACAGTTGGTGATTTTATCAAAACCGGATACGAGAACCAGTCACTGAATGTCTCCCGGAAGTCCGGCAGCTACATGATCCAGGCAGGAGGCAAGCAGATGATGGTCAATGGCGACTGGTATTACGCCAAGAATGAGAAAACCGGCAATATGGAGGTAGTCGGCGGTTCATTCTCCAATGGCCTTGACGGAAATGTTCTTATGTACGCCAAGGACAAGGATGGCAACCTTCATTACTCCCAGGTTCAGGGGAAGATGGACAAAAGCGGGAATCTCATAGCCGGACAGCGCTCCGAGATCACTGAGGATCAGTTTGTTCAGTCGTCACAGCAGGGGGCGGCTGTTGTCAGTACCAGATCAGGTGGTGGAATTACCGGGAGTGTGCGTGCTGATGGCGGGGTCAAGGCGGATTATTCGAGTTCGCAGGTGGTTGGAACGAGGGTTGAATCCAAGCAGAATCTGGCAGGCAGTGCGGCTTCGCAGGAGTTCAGGGATGGCCGTTCAATTGATGCAGGTACAGCCGCTACTACGATTGCCGTTGGTCAGGGTGCTCTACACGAGACAGCTGGACTAGTTGGGGATGTCGCGAAGACTGTTGGCCCTTATAAAGCTGCAGTTACAAAGCGAGAGGAAGCAGCTAACGCTGCTGCAAGAACTGCTGAGCGTGAGATAATACATACCGCTGAGCAGCAAGCTCGAAATGTTCAACAGCAGGTACAAAGAACCAGCAAAATACTACAGCACCAGAGCAAAACCTCATCACTCCCTAGAGGTGGTGGCCCACAGCCACGAGGCACAAGGAGGTAA
- a CDS encoding TraU family protein, with translation MNLSNNITIIALVTLFLTVPVAYGAGGACKGKVLNPVTDICWQCMFPVKMGSVSYGNGAEPAPGNITSPVCACPDSKGILILGVSTAFWEHARLIETVKDPFCFPVMGTGMTNPKPGFSSGEIRSKEYGDSDFAFQQAHYFYFPAWSILKLFMDFPCAENRAFDLAYMTEVDPMWNDDSLSFIINPEALLFGNPVSQLACVADSVGATMSYPIDPLFWCMGSWGSFYPLSGSMIENNPFNVNAGLAARMLFKLGRETLLYDTGINQCASAGVVTPILVKSNYRLQIARPVRGNDCIPIGRPSLIWGTAKNPPFGTTNTSPDNFLWSLTRRRVCCVGYALN, from the coding sequence ATGAACCTGAGCAATAACATAACTATCATCGCATTGGTCACGCTCTTTCTAACAGTACCGGTTGCCTACGGAGCCGGCGGTGCCTGCAAGGGTAAGGTGCTCAACCCAGTGACCGATATCTGCTGGCAGTGCATGTTCCCGGTGAAGATGGGGAGCGTCTCTTACGGCAATGGCGCCGAGCCGGCTCCAGGCAACATTACCTCGCCGGTCTGTGCCTGTCCGGACAGCAAAGGGATACTGATCCTTGGCGTGTCAACCGCGTTTTGGGAGCATGCCCGTCTGATCGAGACGGTCAAGGACCCGTTCTGTTTCCCGGTCATGGGCACTGGCATGACCAACCCGAAACCCGGCTTCTCTTCAGGCGAGATTCGTAGCAAGGAGTATGGCGATTCGGACTTTGCCTTCCAGCAGGCTCATTACTTCTACTTCCCGGCCTGGTCAATCCTGAAACTGTTCATGGATTTCCCCTGCGCCGAGAACCGGGCGTTCGACCTGGCCTACATGACGGAAGTGGACCCGATGTGGAACGATGACAGTCTGTCGTTCATCATCAACCCGGAGGCACTCCTGTTCGGCAATCCGGTGTCGCAGTTGGCGTGCGTTGCCGACAGCGTGGGAGCAACCATGTCGTACCCAATCGATCCCCTGTTCTGGTGCATGGGTAGCTGGGGATCGTTCTACCCCCTTTCGGGGAGCATGATCGAGAACAACCCCTTCAATGTGAATGCGGGCTTGGCGGCCCGGATGCTGTTCAAGCTCGGGCGAGAGACGCTCCTCTATGATACCGGCATCAACCAGTGCGCCAGTGCCGGGGTCGTGACACCGATTCTCGTTAAAAGCAATTACCGGCTCCAGATTGCAAGGCCGGTGCGTGGTAACGACTGCATCCCCATCGGCAGGCCGTCTCTCATCTGGGGGACGGCAAAGAACCCACCCTTTGGTACAACCAACACGTCTCCTGACAATTTTCTCTGGTCACTGACACGAAGGAGGGTCTGTTGCGTCGGCTATGCACTCAATTAA
- a CDS encoding S26 family signal peptidase, producing the protein MPKPLNLDFHNWRLWMAITCLLVAGTLIPYKFSVTLTPSLKHRIYWLTRNPDKVVRGDYVLFHHKELAAKVGMKKSEEMLKVIGCNEGDQLTVDAEKKFYCNGEYMVRAKDISLKGEPLQHFVFNGQIPKGVMFVMGQHKDSYDSRYFGFVDKNRILAKAYPIY; encoded by the coding sequence ATGCCGAAACCGTTAAACCTTGATTTCCATAACTGGCGGCTCTGGATGGCTATCACCTGCCTGCTCGTTGCGGGAACTCTGATCCCTTACAAGTTCAGTGTTACTCTCACGCCTTCGCTCAAGCACAGGATCTACTGGCTCACGCGTAATCCGGACAAGGTGGTGAGAGGTGATTACGTCCTGTTTCACCATAAGGAACTTGCGGCCAAGGTTGGTATGAAAAAGTCGGAGGAGATGCTGAAGGTCATCGGCTGCAACGAAGGGGATCAGCTCACCGTCGATGCGGAGAAGAAGTTCTACTGCAACGGCGAGTATATGGTCCGGGCCAAAGACATCTCGCTGAAGGGGGAACCGCTGCAGCACTTCGTCTTCAATGGTCAAATCCCCAAGGGAGTCATGTTCGTCATGGGACAGCACAAAGACAGCTACGACTCCCGCTATTTCGGTTTCGTGGACAAGAACCGCATCCTGGCGAAAGCCTACCCGATCTATTGA
- a CDS encoding class I SAM-dependent DNA methyltransferase, translating to MQPSDVIQSFIQRWEASGAAERANYQLFLSELCELLNVMRPEPTRPDDRDNSYVFERSVTFRHGDGTTSAGRIDLYKQGHFVCEAKQGSDQPSEKSTLAVNEEGVRWQTTKRGTAVRGTKGWDLAMVKAKGQAEQYARALPLEEGWPPFLVVVDVGHAIEIYSEFSCTGKSYLPFPDPRSHRILLADLESPEIRERLRLVWNDPHSLDPAKHSAKVTRQVADRLALLAKSLEQSGHSAEKVGNFLKRCLFTMFAEDVGLIPHKSFTELLESLRGKSETFAPMAESLWSTMKTGGFSPVLREKLLRFNGGLFEDAEALPVGEEQLVLLIAASKADWRDVEPAIFGTLLERALDPHERHNLGAHYTPREYVERLVLPTVIEPLRAEWDSILAASVTLDTQGDNPGAIALVKGFHRKLCQLRILDPACGSGNFLYVTFEHLKRLEGEVLNALEGFGDKQADLELAGLTVDPHQLLGIEVNPRAAAITDMVLWIGYLQWHFRTRGEVMPPEPVIKKFSNVECRDAVLSYDGTEPVRDADGKPVTNWDGRTFKPHPVTGEQVPDEAAQEPVLRYLNPRQAEWPEADYVVGNPPFIGASTMRRALGDGYVDALRKAWKDVPDSTDFVMFWWQHAAELTRKGKLLRFGFITTNSLRQAFNRRILQQQLTAKPALSLSFAIPDHPWVDSADGAAVRIAMTVGKPAIEGDEGTQATVVEEREGAGEGLSVELLTRKGLLHADLSVGANVAGTAPLLANSELANRGVSLFGAGFIVTIDEASKLGLGRVTGLENHFRHYRNGRDLTATPRGVMVIDLFGLTVDEVRSRFPEVYQWVRERVKPERDQNNRESRRKNWWLFGEPNPKLRNQLFGLPRFVATVETAKHRIFVFLDQTILPDNKLVAIASDDAFVLGILSSRLHMAWALAAGGWLGVGNDPVYAKTRCFETFPFPTVVDDKKQRIRSIAEELDCHRKRQQELHPGLGLTDMYNVLAKLRTGEPLTAKEKAIHEQGLVSVLRQLHDDLDAAVADAYGWPDNLTDEEILERMVSLNAERAREEAQGLVRWLRPEYQKPQGEQPAVQTGMELGEEESATLVTSSKAKTPWPKTLPEQVQGVRAALAAAAGPVTAEALARTFLRARTDKVGELLATLAAIGQAREVDPGTYTA from the coding sequence ATGCAACCTTCCGACGTCATTCAATCATTTATACAACGCTGGGAAGCCTCCGGCGCCGCCGAACGTGCCAATTACCAGCTGTTCCTCTCAGAGCTGTGCGAACTCCTTAATGTCATGCGACCAGAGCCGACACGCCCAGACGACCGGGATAACTCCTATGTCTTCGAGCGCAGCGTCACCTTTCGTCACGGAGATGGTACCACCAGCGCCGGCCGAATCGACCTGTACAAACAAGGGCACTTCGTCTGCGAGGCTAAGCAGGGAAGTGATCAACCTAGTGAGAAGTCGACTCTGGCTGTCAACGAGGAGGGTGTGCGATGGCAAACAACCAAGCGAGGCACCGCCGTACGCGGCACCAAGGGGTGGGATCTGGCAATGGTCAAGGCCAAGGGACAGGCCGAACAATACGCCCGCGCCCTACCGTTGGAAGAAGGCTGGCCACCCTTTCTGGTTGTAGTGGACGTTGGCCACGCCATCGAAATCTACAGTGAATTTTCCTGCACCGGTAAATCCTACCTTCCTTTTCCTGATCCCCGTTCACACCGCATTTTGCTCGCAGACCTGGAGAGCCCCGAAATACGCGAGCGATTGCGCCTGGTCTGGAACGATCCGCACTCACTTGACCCAGCCAAGCACAGTGCCAAGGTCACAAGGCAGGTGGCCGACCGTCTTGCTCTTCTGGCGAAGTCACTTGAACAGTCTGGACATTCCGCCGAGAAGGTCGGTAACTTCCTCAAACGCTGTCTGTTTACCATGTTTGCTGAAGACGTTGGACTGATCCCACACAAGAGCTTTACCGAACTGTTGGAGAGCCTGCGCGGCAAGTCCGAGACCTTCGCCCCCATGGCAGAGTCGCTCTGGAGCACCATGAAAACAGGCGGTTTCTCCCCGGTTCTGCGTGAAAAACTATTGCGCTTTAACGGCGGCCTGTTCGAGGATGCCGAAGCGCTACCTGTCGGAGAGGAGCAACTTGTATTACTGATTGCAGCCAGCAAGGCCGATTGGCGTGATGTTGAACCAGCCATCTTCGGTACTCTGCTGGAACGAGCCCTTGATCCGCACGAGCGCCACAACCTGGGAGCGCACTACACCCCCCGAGAGTACGTCGAACGCCTGGTACTCCCCACCGTGATCGAACCGTTACGAGCCGAGTGGGATTCTATCCTGGCCGCCTCCGTTACTCTGGACACACAAGGCGACAATCCCGGAGCCATCGCCCTAGTTAAGGGATTCCATCGCAAGCTGTGTCAGCTTAGAATTCTGGACCCGGCCTGCGGCAGCGGCAACTTCCTATACGTTACCTTTGAACACCTCAAACGCTTGGAGGGTGAGGTGTTGAACGCTCTGGAAGGTTTTGGTGACAAACAAGCTGATCTGGAGCTGGCCGGATTAACTGTTGACCCTCACCAGCTTCTGGGGATCGAAGTCAACCCTCGTGCCGCGGCTATCACGGATATGGTGTTATGGATAGGCTACCTTCAATGGCACTTTCGTACACGGGGCGAGGTTATGCCGCCGGAGCCGGTCATCAAGAAGTTCAGCAACGTTGAGTGCCGGGACGCCGTGCTTTCTTATGATGGTACAGAACCGGTTCGTGATGCCGACGGCAAACCGGTCACCAACTGGGACGGTCGCACGTTCAAGCCCCACCCGGTTACAGGAGAGCAGGTGCCCGACGAGGCTGCTCAGGAACCGGTATTGCGTTATCTCAACCCACGTCAGGCTGAGTGGCCGGAAGCCGATTATGTGGTGGGTAATCCGCCGTTCATTGGAGCATCCACAATGCGCCGTGCCTTGGGTGACGGCTACGTGGACGCCCTGCGCAAAGCCTGGAAGGATGTGCCTGACTCGACCGACTTCGTTATGTTCTGGTGGCAACATGCCGCTGAGTTAACTCGCAAAGGCAAACTGCTTCGCTTTGGTTTCATAACCACGAACAGTTTGCGTCAGGCGTTCAACCGACGAATTCTGCAACAGCAGCTGACAGCCAAACCAGCCCTGTCGCTATCCTTTGCCATTCCCGATCACCCTTGGGTGGACTCGGCGGATGGTGCTGCTGTCAGGATTGCTATGACCGTGGGTAAGCCCGCTATAGAAGGCGATGAAGGGACGCAAGCCACTGTTGTCGAAGAGCGAGAAGGGGCCGGCGAAGGACTTTCTGTGGAGCTGTTGACGCGGAAAGGTTTGCTACACGCTGACCTGTCGGTCGGGGCAAATGTAGCCGGGACCGCGCCACTGCTGGCTAACAGTGAACTTGCAAACCGGGGAGTCAGTCTGTTTGGTGCCGGTTTCATCGTTACAATAGATGAAGCTAGTAAATTGGGACTGGGGCGTGTAACTGGCTTGGAGAATCATTTTCGCCACTATCGCAATGGTCGCGATTTGACTGCCACTCCGCGTGGAGTAATGGTTATCGACCTGTTTGGTCTTACTGTCGACGAGGTTCGCAGCCGATTTCCCGAGGTCTACCAGTGGGTGCGCGAGCGGGTCAAGCCTGAACGGGACCAGAATAACCGTGAATCAAGAAGAAAGAACTGGTGGCTCTTTGGCGAACCAAATCCGAAACTGCGTAACCAACTTTTTGGATTACCCCGCTTTGTTGCGACTGTGGAGACCGCCAAGCATCGTATTTTCGTATTCCTCGACCAGACAATCTTGCCGGACAACAAGCTGGTGGCCATTGCAAGTGACGATGCCTTTGTGCTGGGGATACTCTCCAGCAGGCTGCATATGGCTTGGGCACTGGCAGCTGGCGGATGGCTGGGAGTTGGCAATGATCCGGTCTATGCTAAGACTCGCTGTTTCGAAACGTTCCCCTTTCCCACCGTAGTCGATGACAAAAAACAAAGGATTCGTAGCATCGCCGAAGAACTGGACTGCCACCGCAAGCGGCAACAGGAACTGCATCCCGGTCTGGGGCTGACCGACATGTACAACGTTCTGGCCAAGCTGCGCACCGGTGAGCCGCTGACTGCCAAGGAGAAGGCCATTCACGAGCAGGGACTGGTGTCTGTTCTGCGTCAACTGCATGACGATCTGGATGCCGCTGTGGCTGATGCTTACGGCTGGCCTGACAATCTGACTGACGAGGAAATCCTGGAGCGGATGGTTTCCTTGAATGCCGAACGAGCAAGGGAAGAGGCCCAAGGTTTGGTGCGGTGGCTGCGTCCCGAATACCAGAAACCCCAAGGGGAACAGCCTGCTGTTCAGACCGGTATGGAACTTGGAGAAGAGGAATCGGCGACGCTAGTCACCTCTTCCAAGGCCAAGACACCATGGCCGAAGACCCTGCCGGAACAAGTGCAGGGCGTCCGTGCAGCTCTGGCAGCAGCAGCAGGACCGGTGACCGCCGAAGCTCTAGCTCGAACCTTTCTGCGTGCCCGCACCGACAAGGTGGGGGAACTGCTGGCCACCCTTGCTGCAATAGGGCAGGCCCGAGAGGTCGATCCGGGCACTTACACAGCCTAA
- a CDS encoding type-F conjugative transfer system pilin assembly protein TrbC gives MEGLSVPDLANTLTKADHLAERLTVPKNRNDREMSDLAGTLDSYYHSDEFQLRVLSETERIKKEVFGDKVTGYYADKAKKESKGKLTNSERIYVFVSSAMPLLTIRNYAASVSRLGDPNVTLVMRGFVDGMTKIQPTISFIASVLQRDQSCRPQEGECEMIPASLAVDPLLFRRYQIDRVPAVVYARGLKAEDAGLSEGDAKNATIADYHTAYGDARLEYLLDQIQRETGSQSLAALLSTPANKN, from the coding sequence GTGGAAGGACTGAGTGTACCGGATCTTGCCAATACCCTGACCAAGGCCGACCATCTCGCAGAGCGATTGACAGTTCCCAAAAACCGCAATGACCGCGAAATGTCTGATTTGGCCGGAACGCTTGATTCCTACTACCACTCTGATGAATTTCAGTTGCGCGTATTGAGTGAGACAGAACGAATCAAGAAAGAAGTCTTTGGGGATAAGGTCACCGGCTACTACGCAGATAAGGCCAAAAAAGAAAGCAAAGGGAAACTCACCAACTCCGAGCGCATCTATGTTTTCGTTTCCTCAGCCATGCCGCTCCTGACGATCAGGAACTATGCCGCTTCTGTGTCCCGCCTGGGAGACCCGAACGTCACCCTGGTCATGCGCGGGTTCGTAGATGGGATGACGAAAATCCAGCCGACCATCAGCTTCATCGCCTCAGTACTGCAGCGTGACCAGTCGTGCCGCCCACAGGAAGGAGAATGCGAGATGATACCGGCAAGCCTTGCAGTAGATCCCCTGTTGTTCCGGCGGTACCAGATCGACCGGGTTCCCGCCGTGGTCTATGCCAGGGGGCTCAAAGCTGAGGATGCCGGCTTGAGTGAGGGAGATGCCAAGAACGCCACTATTGCGGATTACCATACGGCATACGGTGATGCCCGCCTGGAGTACCTGCTTGATCAGATCCAGAGGGAAACTGGATCGCAGTCCCTGGCCGCTTTGCTTTCCACTCCGGCAAACAAAAACTGA
- a CDS encoding toll/interleukin-1 receptor domain-containing protein: MNPKVFISHASEDKERFVLGFSQKLREKGVDAWLDRWEMLPGDSLVDKIFEEGIKNAKAVIVVLSSNSVSKKWVREELDAAMVKRVNKGSLLIPIVLDDCEIPECLHSTIWQKVTDLDNYDEPFSRVINAIFEHREKPALGEVPEFAKTTISLVPGHTKTDSIVLKLACEKGFAQDSMFAVDTPYIIEETQKIDISEETTWESIEVLNQDGLVELQRVLGGPPPYMKITPLGLESFANAYIADYEEMKSQIVSCIVNNDMDEASSISAKLGKPVSLVEHVFFLLESNGYVKIIQEMGSRQQIYNVSPKLKRLL, from the coding sequence ATGAATCCAAAAGTCTTCATCAGCCATGCAAGCGAAGATAAAGAGAGGTTTGTTCTTGGATTTTCTCAGAAGCTTCGAGAAAAGGGAGTGGATGCTTGGCTAGATAGATGGGAGATGCTGCCTGGTGACAGCCTTGTAGACAAAATCTTTGAGGAAGGCATCAAGAACGCAAAGGCCGTCATTGTGGTACTCTCCAGCAACAGTGTCAGCAAAAAATGGGTACGAGAAGAACTCGATGCTGCAATGGTAAAGCGAGTCAACAAGGGTAGTTTGCTTATTCCTATTGTACTGGATGACTGCGAGATACCGGAATGCCTCCACTCGACTATTTGGCAGAAGGTCACGGATCTGGATAACTACGACGAACCCTTCAGCAGAGTTATAAACGCCATATTTGAACATCGAGAAAAACCTGCATTGGGGGAAGTGCCCGAGTTTGCAAAGACTACAATTAGTCTGGTCCCGGGACACACCAAAACAGACAGCATTGTTCTCAAGCTTGCCTGCGAGAAGGGGTTCGCACAGGATTCTATGTTTGCTGTAGACACACCATATATAATCGAAGAAACACAGAAGATAGACATCTCCGAAGAAACAACCTGGGAATCTATCGAAGTGCTGAATCAAGACGGTTTGGTGGAGCTCCAAAGGGTTTTGGGAGGACCTCCGCCATACATGAAAATAACGCCACTTGGGCTGGAGAGCTTTGCTAATGCGTATATTGCAGACTATGAGGAAATGAAATCCCAAATCGTTTCGTGCATTGTCAATAATGATATGGATGAGGCTTCATCTATTTCCGCAAAACTTGGAAAGCCGGTTTCTTTGGTGGAGCATGTATTCTTTTTGCTAGAATCAAATGGCTATGTAAAAATTATCCAAGAAATGGGTAGTCGTCAGCAGATATATAATGTTTCACCAAAGCTGAAGCGCCTACTTTAA